The Deferribacter autotrophicus genomic sequence AAAAATCACTTTACAAAACAGAGTTGATTTGTTAAAAAAGTCTGCTCTGGATAGTAATGTTTTGTCCAGAATTAAAAGTTTGCGTCGTCTGTACGTGGGTTTGCTACATTACCCCATGTACGACAAGGAAAGAAATATTGTAGCCACTGCCATAACAAATATGGATTTACACGATATTTCAAGGAGTTGTCGTACTTTTGGGGTAAAAAAATATTATGTTGTAAACCCTCTTGAAGCTCAACGGGAAATTGCTAAGAGGGTTTTGAAACACTGGAAAAAAGGTTTTGGCGCAACTTATAATGTGAACAGAAAAGAGGCTTTTGAAGTTACTGATGTAAAGGAAAGCCTCATTGAAGTGATAGATGAGATAGAAAAAAGAGAAGGTGAAAAACCGGTGCTGGTTGCAACCACTGCAAGAAAAGTGGAAAATGCAATCAGTTTTGATAATTTAAAAAGTCTTACTTTTCAAAAACCTGTCCTGTTGCTATTTGGCACAGGTTGGGGTTTTGCAGATGACATGTTTGACATATGTGATTATGTGTTGGAGAGAATTGAAGGGTTTGATGATTTTAACCATTTATCTGTAAGAAGCGCAGTAGCGATAATATTGAATAGATTAAATATAAATTAGGAGGATACATTATGAAAAATAAGCTTATAGAAGCTGTTGAGCAAGAATATACTGAAAGGCAGCTTCCAGAGTTTAGGCCTGGTGATACTGTAAGGGTATATTTCAGAATCGTAGAAGGGAACAGAGAAAGGGTTCAACCTTTTGAAGGCGTTGTAATTCGCATTCACAGAAATGGTGTATCAAGCACTTTTACTGTAAGAAAAGTTACAGGTAATGTTGGTGTTGAAAGAACTTTCCCTTACTATTCTCCGAGAATTGAAAAGTTGGAAGTAATTAGAAAAGGTAGAGTAAGAAGGGCTAAACTTTACTACTTAAGAGCCCTTAGAGGTAAAGCTGCAAGA encodes the following:
- the rplS gene encoding 50S ribosomal protein L19, with product MKNKLIEAVEQEYTERQLPEFRPGDTVRVYFRIVEGNRERVQPFEGVVIRIHRNGVSSTFTVRKVTGNVGVERTFPYYSPRIEKLEVIRKGRVRRAKLYYLRALRGKAARIKERR